From Leptolyngbyaceae cyanobacterium, one genomic window encodes:
- a CDS encoding site-2 protease family protein, protein MNGTFRVGNLFGIPFNVHPSWFFILGMVTLTYGGQLAVKFPGLAGPLPWILGLAAGLLLFSSVLAHELGHSLVAIKQGIEVKSINLFLFGGLAHLEKESKTPAEAFWVAIAGPLVSILLFGIFTAIGIGTNLSGPLAAIVGLLASINLALALFNLIPGLPLDGGNILKAAVWKITGNPYKGVFFASRVGQIFGWIAIISGLIPVFLYNSYGSFWNILIGWFLLQNAGMSAQAAKVQDKLAGLTAEDAVVPNGPIVSADISLRKFANDFVIGQDLWNKFLVTNEDGQLLGTISVQDLKTVSLELWPQITVQELTKPIENGKTVKSNQSLLEVINLLEQEQITQLPVVRENGVVVGMLEKTSIINLLQRQASFKTA, encoded by the coding sequence ATGAACGGCACTTTCCGTGTTGGCAACCTGTTTGGTATTCCCTTTAACGTCCATCCATCCTGGTTCTTCATCCTGGGTATGGTAACTTTGACCTACGGAGGACAACTAGCAGTAAAATTTCCAGGATTGGCTGGGCCATTACCGTGGATACTGGGATTAGCCGCCGGGTTGCTGTTGTTTTCTTCTGTCTTGGCCCACGAATTGGGACACAGCTTAGTTGCCATTAAGCAAGGAATCGAAGTTAAATCAATCAACTTATTTCTATTTGGTGGTTTAGCTCATTTAGAAAAAGAATCCAAAACCCCAGCAGAGGCATTTTGGGTAGCGATCGCAGGGCCGTTAGTTAGCATATTATTATTCGGTATCTTCACTGCGATCGGTATCGGAACGAACCTTTCTGGGCCATTAGCTGCGATCGTCGGATTACTTGCCTCCATCAACTTGGCATTGGCATTATTTAACTTAATTCCTGGTTTACCTTTAGATGGTGGCAACATCCTAAAAGCTGCCGTTTGGAAAATTACCGGAAATCCTTACAAAGGCGTATTTTTTGCCAGTCGAGTCGGTCAAATCTTCGGTTGGATTGCCATCATCTCTGGCTTAATTCCCGTTTTCCTCTACAACAGTTACGGCAGTTTTTGGAACATATTAATCGGTTGGTTCTTGCTACAAAATGCTGGAATGTCTGCCCAAGCAGCCAAAGTGCAAGATAAACTAGCAGGTTTAACCGCTGAAGATGCCGTAGTTCCCAATGGCCCGATCGTATCAGCAGATATCTCTTTACGTAAATTTGCTAACGATTTTGTCATCGGACAAGACCTCTGGAACAAATTCTTAGTTACTAATGAAGACGGTCAATTGTTAGGTACAATCTCTGTTCAAGACCTCAAAACAGTTTCTCTCGAACTTTGGCCACAAATCACAGTACAAGAGTTAACCAAACCAATTGAAAACGGCAAAACAGTTAAATCAAATCAATCTCTTCTCGAAGTAATCAATCTACTCGAACAAGAACAAATTACTCAATTGCCAGTAGTCCGTGAAAATGGCGTAGTAGTAGGAATGTTGGAAAAAACCTCCATTATCAACTTACTCCAAAGACAAGCTTCATTCAAAACAGCTTAA